One Neodiprion pinetum isolate iyNeoPine1 chromosome 1, iyNeoPine1.2, whole genome shotgun sequence genomic window carries:
- the ohgt gene encoding protein cereblon — MNFVMETDESSASEENNSDASYIVEASDSDETIEDVVSLPSTDSTFDLTLPATHSYLGNNLEELRGRTILDDGIYMNLPLLVKQSVILFPGQTLPLTVHGRDTIEMLQKCIDKDRTFGVVCLDRDKMIPIGTTAEIYQYKSEIQSYGFRVKAKGRQRFKILRLIQGSGKISADVKILPEISLGPPLFDERLVSLDRLRTPPTNKHQAKRRQILDRYDAVATPWPSWVYRQYDSRILAIRIRQFLQYIETQGSSIPEDTTELSFWVAQNLPLDDSERILLLAYNCAIPRLQWEIKYLVKDRVFTCSQCNEFIGKQSDIFPMSKEGPQNAYCNPAGIIHDTVTLYKAQGLVLSREEPCTDFSWFPGYAWTIASCNCGVHMGWKFTAVQSDLRPVAFWGLTRKSLRSKKLGAKGQYWKSRIQRYNNSDDFLTWSE, encoded by the exons ATGAACTTTGTAATGGAGACAGACGAATCCAGTGCTTCTGAAGAGAATAATTCAG ATGCATCATACATTGTGGAAGCATCTGATTCCGATGAAACCATCGAAGACGTGGTGTCACTTCCATCCACAGATAGCACGTTTGATTTAACGCTACCTGCAACTCACTCG TATTTGGGAAATAACTTGGAGGAGCTGAGAGGTCGGACTATTTTGGATGATGGTATATATATGAACCTGCCGTTATTAGTAAAACAATCGGTCATTTTATTCCCTGGTCAAACACTGCCACTAACTGTCCATGGAAGAGATACTATCGAGATGCTCCAAAAGTGTATAGACAAGGATCGAACTTTTGGTGTTGTTTGCTTGGATCGTGACAAAATGATCCCTATTGGAACAACAGCTGAAATTTATCAATACAAATCAGAAATTCAATCATATGGGTTTAGGGTGAAAGCAAAGGGGAGACAACGTTTTAAAATATTGCGTCTAATACAG GGCTCGGGCAAGATATCTGCTGATGTTAAAATACTACCAGAAATATCACTTGGACCACCGTTATTCGACGAGCGATTAGTCAGCTTGGATCGCCTGAGAACACCTCCCACTAATAAACATCAAGCAAAAAGACGGCAAATATTAGATAGATATGACGCAGTAGCAACTCCTTGGCCATCCTGGGTCTATAGACAGTACGATTCAAGAATACTTGCAATCAGAATCAGGCAGTTTTTACAATACATTGAAACAC AGGGCAGTAGTATTCCGGAAGATACAACAGAATTATCATTTTGGGTTGCTCAAAATCTACCACTGGACGACAgcgaaagaattttattactGGCCTATAATTGTGCCATTCCTAGGTTACAATGGGAGATCAAATATCTGGTCAAG GACCGAGTTTTCACGTGTTCCCAATGCAATGAATTCATTGGAAAACAGTCTGACATATTTCCTATGAGTAAAGAAGGGCCGCAAAATGCTTACTGTAATCCTGCCGGAATTATTCATGATACGGTGACTCTATACAAAGCTCAAGGCCTGGTACTTAGCAGAGAGGAGCCGTGTACCGATTTTAGCTGGTTTCCAGG GTATGCTTGGACAATAGCTTCATGCAACTGTGGTGTCCACATGGGATGGAAGTTCACAGCAGTTCAGAGTGATCTTAGACCTGTGGCATTTTGGGGACTTACTAGAAAAAGCTTACGATCAAAAAAACTTGGCGCAAAAGGACAATACTGGAAAAGTAGAATTCAAAGATATAACAATTCCGACGATTTTTTGACATGGTCTGAATAG
- the LOC124224879 gene encoding ATP synthase subunit C lysine N-methyltransferase isoform X3, producing the protein MKELQLGNEELSSGVEKRTSNIGLIFVGLTGGAAVAISAVCLPFVSPALRKVCLPYVPATTQQVENVLRALKGRSGTLVDLGSGDGRIVFAAAKIGFKADGIELNPWLIAYSRFTAIMRGLSSRVTFFRKDLWKFNLEKYDNVVIFGVQQMMDEVEEKFNSELKRDSLIVACRFPLPNLEPVAIFGHGVDTVWVYKSAASPK; encoded by the exons atgaaagaaCTACAGTTAGGAAATGAAGAGTTATCTAGTGGCGTTGAGAAACGAACCTCTAATATCGGTTTAATCTTTGTTGGACTTACTG gcGGTGCAGCTGTCGCCATCAGTGCAGTATGTCTTCCGTTTGTGAGTCCAGCACTGCGCAAGGTTTGTTTACCGTATGTGCCGGCAACCACTCAGCAAGTTGAAAATGTTCTACGAGCATTGAAGGGGCGCTCAGGAACCTTGGTGGACCTGGGTAGTGGAGATGGACGCATA GTTTTCGCAGCTGCAAAAATTGGATTTAAGGCAGATGGTATCGAATTAAATCCATGGCTCATAGCGTACTCACGATTTACCGCTATAATGCGAGGATTATCATCAAGAGTCACCTTTTTTAGAAAAGATctttggaaatttaatttgGAAAAGTACGATAACGTTGTTATATTTGGAGTGCAGCAAATG ATGGACGAAGTGGAAGAGAAATTTAACTCAGAACTAAAGAGAGATAGTTTGATAGTAGCTTGTCGTTTTCCATTACCCAACTTGGAACCTGTTGCAATATTCGGACATGGGGTTGATACTGTTTGGGTCTACAAAAGTGCAGCTTCACCAAA gTAG
- the LOC124224879 gene encoding ATP synthase subunit C lysine N-methyltransferase isoform X1, protein MKELQLGNEELSSGVEKRTSNIGLIFVGLTGGAAVAISAVCLPFVSPALRKVCLPYVPATTQQVENVLRALKGRSGTLVDLGSGDGRIVFAAAKIGFKADGIELNPWLIAYSRFTAIMRGLSSRVTFFRKDLWKFNLEKYDNVVIFGVQQMMDEVEEKFNSELKRDSLIVACRFPLPNLEPVAIFGHGVDTVWVYKSAASPKYTINFWTP, encoded by the exons atgaaagaaCTACAGTTAGGAAATGAAGAGTTATCTAGTGGCGTTGAGAAACGAACCTCTAATATCGGTTTAATCTTTGTTGGACTTACTG gcGGTGCAGCTGTCGCCATCAGTGCAGTATGTCTTCCGTTTGTGAGTCCAGCACTGCGCAAGGTTTGTTTACCGTATGTGCCGGCAACCACTCAGCAAGTTGAAAATGTTCTACGAGCATTGAAGGGGCGCTCAGGAACCTTGGTGGACCTGGGTAGTGGAGATGGACGCATA GTTTTCGCAGCTGCAAAAATTGGATTTAAGGCAGATGGTATCGAATTAAATCCATGGCTCATAGCGTACTCACGATTTACCGCTATAATGCGAGGATTATCATCAAGAGTCACCTTTTTTAGAAAAGATctttggaaatttaatttgGAAAAGTACGATAACGTTGTTATATTTGGAGTGCAGCAAATG ATGGACGAAGTGGAAGAGAAATTTAACTCAGAACTAAAGAGAGATAGTTTGATAGTAGCTTGTCGTTTTCCATTACCCAACTTGGAACCTGTTGCAATATTCGGACATGGGGTTGATACTGTTTGGGTCTACAAAAGTGCAGCTTCACCAAA gtatactatcaatttttggacaccataa
- the LOC124224879 gene encoding ATP synthase subunit C lysine N-methyltransferase isoform X2 — MKELQLGNEELSSGVEKRTSNIGLIFVGLTGGAAVAISAVCLPFVSPALRKVCLPYVPATTQQVENVLRALKGRSGTLVDLGSGDGRIVFAAAKIGFKADGIELNPWLIAYSRFTAIMRGLSSRVTFFRKDLWKFNLEKYDNVVIFGVQQMMDEVEEKFNSELKRDSLIVACRFPLPNLEPVAIFGHGVDTVWVYKSAASPKSDNEL, encoded by the exons atgaaagaaCTACAGTTAGGAAATGAAGAGTTATCTAGTGGCGTTGAGAAACGAACCTCTAATATCGGTTTAATCTTTGTTGGACTTACTG gcGGTGCAGCTGTCGCCATCAGTGCAGTATGTCTTCCGTTTGTGAGTCCAGCACTGCGCAAGGTTTGTTTACCGTATGTGCCGGCAACCACTCAGCAAGTTGAAAATGTTCTACGAGCATTGAAGGGGCGCTCAGGAACCTTGGTGGACCTGGGTAGTGGAGATGGACGCATA GTTTTCGCAGCTGCAAAAATTGGATTTAAGGCAGATGGTATCGAATTAAATCCATGGCTCATAGCGTACTCACGATTTACCGCTATAATGCGAGGATTATCATCAAGAGTCACCTTTTTTAGAAAAGATctttggaaatttaatttgGAAAAGTACGATAACGTTGTTATATTTGGAGTGCAGCAAATG ATGGACGAAGTGGAAGAGAAATTTAACTCAGAACTAAAGAGAGATAGTTTGATAGTAGCTTGTCGTTTTCCATTACCCAACTTGGAACCTGTTGCAATATTCGGACATGGGGTTGATACTGTTTGGGTCTACAAAAGTGCAGCTTCACCAAA GTCTGACAATGAGTTGTGA
- the LOC124224875 gene encoding neutral amino acid transporter 9 — protein MKPKRQAEVAKLEAGLESLLSHATLSGENETSKQRQGMYERKPRRAWSVSDTSPPQDSGSESAPLLSSGTHMSFSPMIFHDSDTSDLDFSPIADSPRYGSAGTSNFNSMAILPRRVPLLAHDSPLITSHQTNISPPPPYCREGYYQIHNSLSDLVIDDSICKDGGTRPIIKEIGRGFLPGPLPLIQDPPPITSKSTKRTQSSLVTIFSIWNTILGSSLLTMPWGIAMAGLIPGIGLMLAMGGLCLYTAYRLLQVHKYHGAGDNGEVTALSRTLLGSWAEYIAKTFSITVMLGANIAYWVLMSNFLYYSVNFLYDIIAGLPIHPPFTNESHATEVLCPKQGLYNDSNLHDHSYDNMGPLWDLYKTVPIVLAILIFPLLNFSSATFFMKFNSLGTVSILYLIVFVIVKSTSWGINMDNKAWESSWELRPTFPALSGMLALSFFIHNIIITIMQNNENQKNNGRDLTIAYILVICTYILIGIMFYVCFPLAKSCIEDNLLNNFQKWDGLTIGARVVLFFQLLTVYPLIAYMLRIQILSAIFKTSNCTKSYVLIVNIVTVLICVLFAIFMPRVGTIIRYTGAMSGFIYVFTLPSLLHLMSMYKQGKMTMISAILHLTIPIVGVSNLAAQFLISED, from the exons atgaaaccaaaaaGACAAGCTGAAGTAGCAAAGTTAGAAGCAGGTCTTGAATCTTTATTATCACACGCTACACTCTCCggtgaaaatgaaacatcTAAACAACGGCAAG gtaTGTACGAGCGAAAACCAAGACGTGCGTGGAGTGTAAGTGACACATCTCCACCACAAGACAGTGGATCTGAAAGCGCACCCTTACTAAGCTCTGGAACTCATATGAGCTTCTCACCTATGATTTTTCATGACTCTGATACCAGTGACTTAGACTTCAGTCCTATTGCAGATTCTCCCAG ATATGGTAGTGCAGGAACTTCAAATTTTAACTCCATGGCAATATTACCAAGAAGAGTACCTCTTTTAGCACACGATAGTCCATTGATAACATCGCACCAAACAAATAtttcaccaccaccaccgtaTTGCCGGGAAGGATATTACCAAATTCACAACTCATTGTCAGACCTG GTCATAGATGATTCAATTTGTAAAGACGGTGGCACACGACCAATCATAAAAGAAATTGGTCGAGGTTTTTTGCCCGGACCTTTACCCTTAATACAGGATCCTCCGCCAATCACTTCCAAGTCCACAAAGCGAACACAGAGCTCTTTAGTGACAAT attttcaatatGGAATACCATTCTAGGTTCCTCATTGTTAACTATGCCATGGGGTATAGCAATGGCAGGATTAATTCCTGGAATAGGACTTATGTTAGCTATGGGAGGTCTTTGCCTTTACACAGCATACAGGTTACTCCAAGTCCACAAGTATCACG GAGCAGGAGATAACGGAGAAGTTACTGCACTCAGTCGAACTCTACTGGGCTCCTGGGCAGAATATATTGCCAAAACTTTTAGCATTACAGTTATGCTAGGAGCAAATATTGCATACTGGGTTTTAATGTCAAACTTCTTGTACTattcagtgaattttttatacg ATATTATTGCAGGACTGCCAATACACCCACCATTTACAAACGAATCTCATGCAACAGAAG TTTTGTGCCCAAAACAAGGATTGTACAATGATAGCAACCTCCACGACCATTCATATGATAACATGGGACCACTCTGGGACTTGTATAAAACAGTGCCTATAGTTTTGGCTATACTTATATTCCCTTTGCTCAACTTCAGCAGTGCAACTTTCTTcatgaaattcaattcactTG GTACAGTATCAATTCTTTATTTGATTGTGTTTGTCATTGTGAAGTCGACCTCCTGGGGTATTAATATGGACAATAAGGCATGGGAAAGTAGTTGGGAACTGAGACCAACTTTTCCTGCATTATCTGGTATGCTCGCGCTATCATTTTTCATACACAACATTATCATCACTATAATGCAGaacaatgaaaatcaaaagaaTAAT GGAAGAGATCTGACCATAGCTTATATTTTGGTAATATGCACCTACATTTTAATCGGAATTATGTTCTATGTTTGCTTTCCATTGGCCAAATCATGCATCGAAGAT AACTTATTGAACAACTTCCAAAAATGGGATGGTTTGACCATAGGCGCCCGAGTTGTTTTATTCTTCCAGTTATTGACCGTGTACCCACTAATAGCGTATATGTTGCGTATTCAAATATTATCGGCTATATTTAAAACTTCCAACTGTACCAAGAGCTATGTTTTGATTGTAAATATCGTAACGGTACTAATCTGTGTTTTGTTCGCTATATTTATGCCACGGGTAGGTACAATAATCAGATACACAGGTGCAATGAGCGGTTTCATTTACGTTTTCACTTTACCTAGTCTATTGCACCTAATGTCTATGTACAAACAAGGTAAAATGACGATGATATCAGCCATTTTACATTTGACCATACCAATTGTTGGTGTATCTAATCTCGCAGCACAATTTCTCATCAGTGAAGACTAA
- the Pgm1 gene encoding phosphoglucomutase codes for MPGNISSVSVPTKVHEGQKPGTSGLRKAVKVFTQEHYTENFIQSIFEALGDRLTGCTLVVGGDGRYYGKEAVAKIIKIAAANGVGKLIVGQNGILSTPAVSAIIRKYKTLGGILLTASHNPGGPDADFGIKFNCENGGPAPDAVTNKIYDITKTLKSYKIASGINVDISKIQSTNIEVDGRNFTVDVIDSVNDYVELMKSIFDFAALKKLIQGSTERSAFQVLINSMSGVTGPYVKRIFIDELSAAEANTVNIIPLEDFGGLHPDPNLTYAVDLVNTVKNGPYDLGAAFDGDGDRNMIIGKKAFFVNPSDSLAVIAANLDSIPYFKKTGVRGYARSMPTSGAVDRVAAATGVEFFEVPTGWKYFGNLMDAGRLSLCGEESFGTGSDHIREKDGVWACLAWLSIIAHSGKSVEEILQAHWTKYGRNFFTRYDYENCASDAANKMMLELEQHISNPSFKGTKLTNADKSYVVKHADNYAYKDPIDGSVAQKQGLRVLFEDGSRVIFRLSGTGSSGATIRLYVESYESDPTTYNEDPQKILAPLLNIALQLSKLQEHTGRNAPTVIT; via the exons atgcccGGGAATATTTCAAGCGTAAGCGTACCCACGAAGGTTCACGAGGGTCAAAAGCCGGGTACTTCGGGTCTACGAAAAGCCGTCAAAGTCTTCACACAGGAGCattatactgaaaattttatccaatcaatttttgaaGCTCTTGGCGATCGTTTGACCGGGTGCACGCTGGTCGTCGGCGGTGACGGCCGATATTACGGCAAGGAGGCCGTtgcaaaaatcataaaaatcgCTGCAGCTAACGGG gTAGGCAAGTTGATAGTAGGACAGAATGGGATCCTATCAACTCCGGCTGTTTCGGCTATTATTCGCAAGTACAAAACTCTTGGGGGAATTCTTTTAACCGCATCACACAACCCTGGTGGTCCAGATGCTGATTTTGGAATAAAGTTCAATTGTGAAAACGGCGGACCTGCACCTGATGCTGTTACCAACAAAATTTATGATATAACCAAAACTTTGAAAAGCTACAAAATTGCTTCAGGGATCAACGTTGATATATCTAAAATTCAGAGCACGAATATAGAAGTCGATGGAAGAAATTTTACTGTCGATGTTATTGACTCTGTCAACGATTACGTTGAACTGATGAAGAGCATTTTTGATTTCGCCGCTCTTAAGAAACTTATCCAAGGCAGCACGGAACGATCTGCTTTTCAAGTTCTTATCAACTCAATGAGTGGCG TCACTGGGCCATATGTAAAACGGATATTTATCGACGAATTGAGCGCAGCTGAAGCAAACACAGTAAATATCATTCCATTGGAAGACTTTGGTGGACTTCATCCTGATCCTAACTTGACTTACGCAGTAGATCTTGTGAATACTGTTAAAAACGGCCCTTACGATCTTGGAGCAGCCTTTGATGGCGATGGAGATAGAAACATG ATAATAGGCAAGAAGGCCTTCTTTGTCAATCCGTCAGATTCCTTGGCAGTCATAGCTGCGAATTTGGATTCTATTCCATACTTTAAAAAGACAGGTGTAAGAGGTTACGCTCGATCTATGCCTACAAGTGGTGCTGTTGATCGAGTAGCTGCAGCAACTggtgttgaattttttgaagtgcCAACAGGATGGAAGTATTTTG GCAATCTAATGGATGCAGGAAGACTTTCTTTATGTGGTGAGGAAAGTTTTGGAACTGGTTCCGACCATATTCGCGAAAAAGATGGAGTTTGGGCATGTCTTGCTTGGCTCAGCATTATTGCACACTCAGGTAAATCTGTCGAGGAAATTCTGCAAGCACATTGGACCAAGTATGGTAGAAACTTTTTTACAAG ATATGATTACGAAAATTGTGCATCTGACGCTGCAAATAAAATGATGCTCGAACTTGAACAGCATATTAGCAATCCAAGTTTCAAAGGAACAAAACTTACAAATGCGGACAAGTCGTATGTTGTTAAACATGCTGACAATTACGCGTACAAGGATCCAATTGATGGAAGTGTTGCTCAGAAACAG GGTCTGCGAGTGTTGTTTGAAGATGGTTCTCGAGTGATCTTTCGTTTATCTGGAACAGGTAGTTCTGGAGCTACAATCCGACTTTATGTTGAAAGTTATGAGTCTGACCCAACAACTTACAACGAAGATCCCCAAAAAATTCTTGCTCCGCTTCTAAATATTGCTCTTCAATTGAGTAAACTCCAGGAGCACACTGGACGTAACGCTCCAACTGTCATCACATAA
- the LOC138191006 gene encoding uncharacterized protein, with translation MALRRFRVPSSLLPDPALQVRYLVQLDFQDERSVVSAFKVYYLVELDFQDKRFVVSALQIRYLVELEFRNKRSVVLALQIRYLVKLDFQDERSVVSALKFYYLVELDFQDKRSTVPALHVRDPVNLDSRWTRRTRISARTRGMTRGGWRWSLEVVGGG, from the exons AtggcgctccgcagatttcgagtaccgagTTCTCTACTTCCtgatcctgcgctccaggtccgctacctggtgcaactcgacttccaggacgaGCGCTCTGTAGTTTCTGCGTTCAAGGTCTACTACCTGGTGGaacttgacttccaggacaagcgcttcgtagtttctgcgctccagatccgctacctggtggaaCTCGAGTTCAggaacaagcgctccgtggttcttGCGCTCCAgatccgctacctggtgaaactcgacttccaggacgagcgctccgtagtttctgcgctcaagtTCTACTACCTGGTGGaacttgacttccaggacaagcgctccacGGTTCCTGCCCTCCACGTCCGCGACCCGGTGAATCTCGACTCtcggtggacgaggaggacgaggatttctgCACG tactCGAGGTATgacccgaggtggttggcggtggtcgttagaggtggttggcggtggttag